Proteins encoded within one genomic window of Argiope bruennichi chromosome 7, qqArgBrue1.1, whole genome shotgun sequence:
- the LOC129975602 gene encoding regucalcin-like has product MSVTAVSQRLSDLGEGPHWDVSTQKLYYVDAFVGDVCRLDPATGVSEVVHLDGITTFVIPYRSDPSKLLITLTRQIRKLDFATGESQVLSELPAEPSEARFNDGKCDANGRAWTGTLVPGQDEKGHLYRIDPEYALTRVSDKITLSNGLAWSLDNRTLYFIDSEARKIYYFDYNLQDGTATNKRILINYNERKEFDNLGVPDGMTIDIEGKLWVAHFGGACVLRIDPETTSILRKIDIPATNVTSCCFGGPHFDILYVTTAQKAGVTDQPQAGAVFAVTGLGTRGNPPNNFAE; this is encoded by the exons ATGAGTGTAACAGCCGTTTCGCAGAGATTGAGTGATTTGGGTGAGGGACCCCACTGGGATGTCAGCACTCAAAAGCTGTACTATGTTGATGCTTTTGTAGGCGATGTATGCAGATTAGATCCTGCAACAGGTGTCAGTGAAGTGGTCCATTTAG ATGGAATCACCACTTTTGTGATCCCTTACCGATCGGATCCATCAAAATTACTTATTACCCTGACTCGTCAGATTCGCAAGCTAGACTTCGCGACTGGAGAATCGCAGGTTCTCTCCGAATTACCTGCGGAACCGAGTGAAGCTCGTTTCAACGATGGAAAATGTGATGCAAATGGACGAGCATGGACTG gAACCTTAGTTCCAGGGCAAGATGAAAAAGGTCACTTATATAGAATCGACCCAGAATATGCATTGACACGAGTTTCTGACAAAATTACTCTTTCTAATGGGTTGGCTTGGTCGCTGGACAACAGAACGCTATACTTCATTGATTCCGaagcaagaaaaatatattattttgattataatttacaGGATGGAACGGCAA ctAACAAACGAATTCTGATTAATTACAACGAAAGGAAGGAGTTTGATAACCTTGGAGTGCCAGATGGAATGACGATAGATATAGAAGGAAAACTGTGGGTAGCTCACTTTGGTGGCGCTTGTGTGCTTCGTATTGATCCAGAAACAA caagtATTCTAAGAAAAATCGACATCCCAGCCACAAATGTTACGTCCTGCTGCTTTGGTGGGCCTCATTTCGACATTCTGTACGTGACTACGGCACAGAAAGCTGGCGTGACTGATCAACCTCAAGCGGGTGCAGTTTTTGCCGTGACTGGTCTCGGAACCAGGGGAAATCCACCCAATAATTTTGCGGAATGA